In Candidatus Manganitrophaceae bacterium, one DNA window encodes the following:
- the secY gene encoding preprotein translocase subunit SecY, with product MLERFITSVQNIFKIAELRQRILFTAIMMVVYRIGSHIPTPGINNEALSQFLTERGGALMGFLDIFSGGGLSRLTIFALGIMPYISASIILQLLTVVIPTLSKLAKEGERGRKKIIQYTRIGTIGIGMVQALGIAIGLEGMNQGAFVQNPGWSFRLMTMITITAGTGFLMWLGEQITERGIGNGISLIIFAGIVSRMPAAMYNTFELFQAGQISFFLILFLTLLMIATIVAIVFLESGRRKIPVQYAKRVVGRRVYGGQSTHIPLKINTAGVIPPIFASSIIAFPATIAGFITVPWVQAIGRNLTPGTVFHTILYALLIIFFAFFYTAVVLNPVDMADNMKKYGGFIPGIRPGQRTSDYIYRVLTRITFAGAIYLAMVAIIPEILIYRFNVPFSFGGTSLLIVIGVGLDTAQQIETHMLTRNYEGFLKKGKMKGRGF from the coding sequence TTGCTCGAAAGATTTATCACCAGCGTTCAAAATATTTTCAAGATTGCCGAGCTTCGACAACGGATCCTCTTCACCGCGATCATGATGGTGGTCTACCGGATCGGGTCGCATATTCCGACCCCGGGGATCAACAATGAAGCGCTGAGCCAGTTTTTAACTGAGCGCGGTGGCGCCTTGATGGGCTTCCTCGATATCTTCTCCGGCGGCGGACTCTCTCGCTTGACGATCTTTGCCTTGGGGATCATGCCGTATATTTCGGCATCGATCATCCTGCAGCTGTTGACGGTGGTGATCCCCACCCTCTCCAAGCTGGCAAAAGAGGGGGAGCGGGGTCGAAAGAAGATCATCCAATATACCCGGATCGGAACGATCGGCATTGGAATGGTCCAGGCGCTTGGGATCGCGATCGGGCTGGAAGGGATGAACCAGGGGGCGTTTGTTCAGAACCCCGGTTGGAGCTTCCGGCTGATGACGATGATCACGATCACCGCCGGTACCGGTTTTTTGATGTGGCTCGGCGAGCAGATCACGGAGCGGGGAATCGGAAACGGCATCTCGCTGATCATCTTCGCCGGGATCGTCTCCCGGATGCCGGCCGCCATGTACAATACGTTTGAGCTCTTTCAGGCGGGACAGATCAGCTTCTTCCTGATCCTTTTCCTGACGCTCTTAATGATCGCAACGATTGTCGCCATCGTCTTTTTGGAGAGCGGCCGGCGAAAAATTCCGGTTCAATATGCGAAACGGGTGGTCGGCCGGCGGGTTTATGGCGGCCAGAGCACGCACATTCCGTTGAAGATCAACACGGCCGGCGTGATTCCGCCGATCTTCGCCTCCTCGATCATCGCCTTTCCGGCGACGATCGCCGGGTTTATCACCGTGCCTTGGGTGCAGGCGATCGGAAGGAATTTGACCCCGGGAACCGTTTTTCACACGATCCTTTATGCGCTGTTGATCATCTTCTTCGCCTTTTTCTATACGGCGGTTGTTCTCAACCCGGTCGATATGGCCGATAACATGAAGAAGTACGGCGGGTTTATCCCCGGCATCCGCCCCGGCCAGAGGACCTCGGATTATATTTATCGCGTCTTAACGCGAATTACCTTTGCCGGCGCGATCTACCTGGCGATGGTGGCGATCATTCCGGAGATTTTGATCTATCGATTTAACGTCCCGTTTTCCTTTGGGGGCACCTCGCTTCTGATTGTAATCGGCGTCGGCTTGGATACGGCCCAGCAGATTGAGACCCATATGCTGACCCGGAACTATGAGGGCTTTCTTAAAAAAGGGAAGATGAAGGGTCGAGGGTTTTAG
- the rplV gene encoding 50S ribosomal protein L22: protein MEAKAILRFVRVAPRKARLVVDLIRGKSAAEALIILKFTPRHAARVVEKILKSAVANATQKEMGDVDTLQVSKVFVDGGPVMKRMQPRAMGRANIIRHRTSHITLIISGSENGLKKPKASRVAPAAETKVVEEKPAAKRTVKKKTAAKKTTAKKSEKTEKKPEKKSGKKKTEGKSAAADKEK from the coding sequence ATGGAAGCGAAAGCCATTTTACGGTTTGTCCGTGTAGCGCCCCGGAAGGCAAGGCTGGTGGTCGATCTCATCCGAGGCAAGAGCGCTGCGGAAGCACTGATCATCCTTAAATTTACGCCGCGGCATGCCGCGCGTGTGGTGGAGAAGATTTTAAAATCGGCCGTGGCGAATGCGACACAGAAAGAGATGGGAGATGTCGATACGCTCCAGGTCTCCAAAGTCTTCGTCGACGGCGGACCGGTGATGAAGCGGATGCAGCCGCGGGCGATGGGCCGGGCCAATATCATCCGGCATCGCACGAGCCACATCACCTTGATTATCTCCGGCTCGGAGAATGGGTTAAAGAAGCCGAAAGCTTCCCGCGTCGCCCCCGCCGCTGAGACAAAGGTGGTGGAAGAGAAGCCGGCGGCGAAGAGAACGGTAAAAAAGAAGACCGCCGCGAAGAAGACGACGGCGAAAAAGAGTGAGAAGACGGAAAAGAAACCGGAAAAAAAGAGCGGAAAAAAGAAGACCGAAGGAAAATCGGCCGCTGCCGATAAGGAGAAATAA
- the rplP gene encoding 50S ribosomal protein L16: MLAPKKVKYRKRMKGRMSGKAYRGSDLSFGDFGLKAMEPGWITARQIEAARIAMTRFVKRGGKIWIRIFPDKPITKKPAETRMGKGKGAPEYWVAVVKPGRIIYEMEGVTPEVAKEAFRLAAYKLPIATQFVSRGEA, encoded by the coding sequence ATGCTGGCTCCTAAGAAAGTAAAGTATCGAAAGCGGATGAAGGGTCGGATGTCCGGCAAGGCTTATCGGGGCTCCGATTTGAGTTTTGGAGATTTCGGCCTCAAGGCGATGGAGCCGGGGTGGATTACGGCCAGGCAGATCGAGGCGGCCCGTATCGCGATGACCCGTTTCGTGAAGCGGGGAGGAAAGATCTGGATTCGAATCTTTCCGGACAAGCCGATCACGAAAAAGCCGGCCGAGACCCGTATGGGCAAAGGAAAAGGGGCGCCCGAATATTGGGTGGCCGTCGTAAAGCCGGGCCGGATTATCTACGAAATGGAGGGGGTGACCCCGGAAGTGGCGAAGGAGGCCTTTCGACTGGCCGCCTATAAACTTCCGATTGCAACCCAGTTCGTATCGCGCGGAGAGGCATAA
- the rpsC gene encoding 30S ribosomal protein S3 gives MGQKVHPLGFRLGYIKTWSSRWYAEKDYAKLLHEDLKIRKIVKKKLYHAGVARVEIERSGNQIKITIHTARPGIIIGRKGAEVDKLKVELEAMTKRQVYINIKEIKKPELDAQLVAENIAMQLEKRVAYRRAMKKAVASALRLGALGIKVYCAGRLAGAVIARTEWYREGRVPLHTLRADIDFGLAEAATTMGQIGVKVWIYRGDILPETEKERELAATTRK, from the coding sequence ATGGGTCAGAAAGTCCATCCATTGGGGTTTCGGTTAGGCTACATCAAAACGTGGAGCTCGCGTTGGTATGCCGAGAAAGACTATGCCAAGCTCCTCCATGAAGATTTAAAGATCCGGAAGATCGTCAAAAAGAAGCTCTACCACGCGGGGGTTGCTCGCGTGGAAATCGAGCGCTCCGGAAACCAGATCAAGATCACCATCCACACCGCCCGTCCCGGCATTATCATCGGGAGAAAAGGGGCGGAGGTCGACAAACTCAAGGTTGAACTTGAGGCGATGACCAAGCGGCAGGTCTACATCAACATCAAAGAGATCAAGAAGCCGGAGTTGGATGCGCAGCTCGTCGCCGAGAACATCGCAATGCAGCTGGAAAAGCGGGTCGCTTATCGGAGGGCCATGAAGAAAGCGGTCGCCTCCGCGCTCCGCTTGGGCGCTTTGGGGATTAAAGTCTACTGCGCGGGACGTTTGGCCGGTGCTGTGATTGCCCGGACCGAGTGGTATCGCGAGGGACGGGTTCCGCTTCACACCCTCCGGGCCGACATCGATTTCGGGTTGGCCGAGGCGGCGACGACCATGGGACAGATCGGCGTGAAGGTTTGGATTTATCGAGGCGATATCCTTCCCGAGACGGAGAAGGAACGCGAGCTCGCCGCCACGACAAGAAAGTAA
- the rpsH gene encoding 30S ribosomal protein S8, translated as MTDPIADMLTRIRNAKERRHEVVDMPLSKLKVEIARILKEEGFIRNYRVVGEAVKKDLRVYLKYIDQEESVITDLQRVSKPGRRLYVGKNKIPSVKGGIGIAILSTPKGLLTDQKSREAKVGGEVLCYVW; from the coding sequence ATGACAGATCCTATCGCAGACATGCTGACAAGAATCAGGAATGCCAAAGAGCGACGACATGAGGTCGTTGATATGCCGCTTTCCAAGTTGAAGGTGGAAATCGCTCGGATTCTGAAAGAAGAAGGGTTCATCCGAAATTACCGCGTGGTCGGAGAAGCGGTGAAGAAAGATTTGCGGGTCTACCTCAAATACATCGATCAAGAGGAATCGGTCATTACCGATCTGCAGCGGGTCAGCAAGCCGGGAAGACGGCTTTACGTCGGAAAAAACAAAATTCCTTCGGTCAAAGGGGGGATCGGAATCGCGATCCTTTCGACGCCGAAGGGACTCCTGACCGATCAGAAGTCGCGCGAGGCAAAAGTGGGCGGAGAAGTTCTCTGCTACGTTTGGTAA
- the rplE gene encoding 50S ribosomal protein L5: MATVKERYLQEVVPAMMKEFGYKNTMQVPKIEKIVVNVGMGEAIANVKLLDAAVKELGQITGQRPVVTKAKKSIAGFKLREGMPIGSKVTLRRARMYEFLDRLLYAALPRIRDFRGISLKAFDGKGNYTLGVKEQLIFPEINYDEVAAIHGMDIVIVTTAPNDAEGRALLRLLGFPFRKPGENK; the protein is encoded by the coding sequence ATTGCGACAGTGAAAGAGCGTTATCTCCAGGAAGTCGTTCCGGCGATGATGAAAGAGTTTGGGTACAAGAACACAATGCAGGTGCCCAAAATTGAGAAGATCGTCGTGAATGTCGGAATGGGCGAAGCGATTGCCAATGTGAAATTGCTCGATGCGGCGGTGAAAGAGCTCGGCCAGATTACCGGTCAGAGACCGGTGGTGACGAAGGCGAAAAAATCGATCGCCGGATTCAAGCTCCGGGAAGGAATGCCGATCGGCAGCAAAGTGACGCTCCGCCGAGCGCGGATGTATGAGTTTTTGGATCGGCTTCTCTATGCGGCGCTCCCCCGCATCCGCGACTTCAGAGGGATCTCGCTGAAGGCGTTTGACGGCAAGGGAAATTACACCCTCGGGGTCAAGGAACAGTTGATCTTTCCGGAGATCAACTATGACGAGGTGGCGGCGATCCACGGAATGGATATCGTGATCGTGACGACCGCCCCCAACGACGCCGAAGGAAGAGCGCTCTTAAGGCTCCTCGGCTTCCCCTTTCGAAAGCCGGGCGAAAACAAATAA
- a CDS encoding type Z 30S ribosomal protein S14 — MAKKSLIAKAKREPKFAVRKYSRCAVCGRVRGYLRKFTMCRICFRLLSLKGEIPGVVKSSW, encoded by the coding sequence ATGGCAAAGAAATCGTTGATTGCAAAAGCGAAGAGAGAACCAAAGTTTGCGGTGAGGAAATATAGTCGCTGCGCCGTCTGCGGCCGGGTTCGGGGCTACCTGAGAAAGTTCACGATGTGCCGGATCTGTTTTCGCTTGCTGAGTTTGAAGGGGGAGATTCCCGGGGTGGTCAAATCGAGCTGGTAG
- the rpsE gene encoding 30S ribosomal protein S5 — MAKINPEELTLKDKVVFINRVAKVVKGGKRFSFSAVVVVGDGQGHVGVGKGKAAEVPEAIRKAIENGKKNLIEVPLKESTIPFEITGHYGAEEVMLKPAVDGTGIIAGGPVRAVMEMVGISNILCKSLGSGNPLNVVKATLEGFSKLRDPAEIVRRRQTTALALSER; from the coding sequence TTGGCAAAGATTAATCCAGAAGAGCTGACGTTAAAGGACAAGGTGGTCTTCATCAACCGCGTTGCGAAGGTGGTGAAGGGGGGAAAGCGATTCTCCTTTTCTGCGGTCGTGGTGGTGGGAGACGGCCAAGGACATGTCGGTGTTGGAAAGGGAAAGGCGGCCGAGGTTCCTGAAGCGATCCGCAAAGCGATCGAGAACGGAAAAAAGAACTTGATAGAGGTTCCCCTTAAAGAATCGACGATCCCCTTTGAGATCACCGGCCACTACGGCGCCGAAGAGGTGATGCTGAAGCCGGCGGTCGATGGAACCGGAATCATCGCGGGAGGGCCGGTCCGTGCCGTAATGGAAATGGTCGGAATTTCAAATATCCTCTGCAAGTCGCTCGGCAGCGGAAATCCGCTCAATGTCGTTAAAGCGACGCTGGAGGGTTTCTCGAAGTTGAGGGATCCTGCGGAAATCGTACGGCGGCGGCAGACAACGGCCCTCGCTCTGTCGGAGAGATAA
- the rpsQ gene encoding 30S ribosomal protein S17, which produces MQNKKKEFIGQVVGDKMDKTVVVAIDRMVQDPRYKKFIRRTSKFKAHDEKNECHVGDRVKLIETRPLSREKRWVVIEVLERANEV; this is translated from the coding sequence ATGCAGAATAAGAAAAAAGAGTTTATCGGCCAGGTCGTTGGCGACAAGATGGATAAAACGGTGGTGGTTGCGATCGATCGAATGGTGCAAGACCCGCGTTATAAGAAATTCATCCGCAGGACCAGCAAGTTTAAAGCGCACGATGAAAAGAATGAATGTCACGTCGGCGATCGGGTAAAGCTGATCGAGACGCGTCCCTTGAGCCGGGAGAAACGCTGGGTCGTCATCGAAGTGCTGGAGCGGGCGAACGAGGTTTAA
- the rpsS gene encoding 30S ribosomal protein S19, translating into MPRSVKKGPFVDNHLADKITKMNASNDKKIIKTWSRRSTIIPEMIGHTMAVHNGKKFIPVYVTENMVGHKLGEFAATRFFKGHGAAKTEKATALK; encoded by the coding sequence ATGCCGAGATCGGTAAAAAAGGGACCTTTCGTCGATAATCATCTGGCCGATAAAATTACCAAGATGAACGCGTCGAATGATAAGAAGATCATCAAGACATGGTCGCGACGGTCGACGATCATTCCGGAGATGATCGGCCATACCATGGCCGTCCATAACGGTAAGAAGTTTATTCCGGTCTATGTGACGGAAAACATGGTCGGTCACAAGCTGGGTGAATTTGCGGCGACCCGCTTCTTCAAGGGGCACGGCGCTGCAAAAACCGAGAAGGCGACGGCCTTAAAGTAA
- the rpmD gene encoding 50S ribosomal protein L30: protein MPRTGKPKSTDKQLSIKLVRSFIGRPGKHKKVVAGLGLRKMNQTVIRVDTPQTRGMVAKIAHLLEVKELS, encoded by the coding sequence ATGCCAAGGACCGGAAAGCCAAAATCGACAGACAAGCAATTATCGATTAAGTTGGTGCGAAGCTTCATCGGACGTCCGGGGAAACACAAAAAGGTCGTCGCGGGGCTGGGACTGCGTAAGATGAACCAGACCGTCATCCGCGTCGACACCCCTCAGACCCGGGGAATGGTTGCGAAGATTGCGCATCTGCTCGAGGTAAAGGAGCTCTCGTGA
- the rplF gene encoding 50S ribosomal protein L6 — protein MSRVGLKKITVPNGVTVKVNPDSVQVKGPKGENQKPLRPEIKVAVEGSDLTVSRSSEDRFIRSLHGLTRNEIQNMIVGVTQGFERILEINGVGFRAVVQGRTLLLNLGYSHQIHFELPKGIDASVEKQTIVTIKGIDKYLVGQVAANIRALREPEPYKGKGIKYREEKIIRKEGKTGK, from the coding sequence ATGTCGCGAGTCGGTTTAAAGAAAATTACAGTCCCAAATGGAGTGACGGTCAAGGTCAATCCCGATTCTGTCCAGGTGAAAGGTCCCAAAGGAGAGAACCAGAAGCCGCTCCGGCCCGAGATCAAAGTGGCGGTCGAGGGAAGCGACTTAACCGTTTCCCGCTCCTCGGAAGATCGCTTCATCCGATCCCTCCATGGCTTGACTCGAAACGAGATCCAGAACATGATCGTCGGGGTGACCCAAGGGTTCGAGCGGATTCTGGAGATCAACGGCGTCGGCTTCCGTGCCGTCGTCCAGGGGAGGACGCTCCTTTTAAACCTCGGCTATTCGCACCAAATTCATTTTGAGCTTCCGAAGGGGATTGACGCCTCTGTTGAGAAGCAGACGATCGTCACGATCAAGGGGATCGATAAGTATCTGGTCGGACAGGTGGCGGCGAACATCCGCGCCTTGCGCGAGCCGGAGCCGTACAAGGGAAAAGGGATCAAGTACCGCGAAGAGAAGATCATCCGGAAAGAAGGAAAGACCGGTAAATAG
- the rplO gene encoding 50S ribosomal protein L15, which yields MKISDLKPQAGAKKKEKRIGRGPGSGHGKTSTKGHKGQAARSGGTKAPGFEGGQQPLIRRVPKRGFRNIFRKEYAIVNLDRLEQFSADTVINPQFLHEAGIVKKLNENIKVLGQGTLTKPLVIAAHKFSQEALKKIEAAGGRAEVLS from the coding sequence GTGAAAATATCGGATTTGAAACCCCAGGCCGGGGCGAAGAAAAAAGAGAAGCGGATCGGTCGCGGGCCCGGATCGGGACATGGCAAAACGTCGACCAAGGGCCACAAAGGCCAGGCGGCGCGCTCCGGGGGAACGAAAGCGCCCGGATTTGAGGGGGGACAGCAGCCGCTGATCCGCCGGGTTCCGAAACGGGGCTTTCGGAATATCTTCCGGAAAGAGTATGCGATTGTTAATCTGGACCGACTCGAACAGTTCTCGGCCGACACGGTGATCAATCCTCAATTTCTCCATGAGGCGGGGATCGTCAAAAAGTTGAATGAGAATATTAAGGTGTTGGGTCAGGGGACGCTGACGAAGCCGCTCGTGATTGCCGCCCATAAGTTCAGCCAGGAAGCGTTGAAGAAGATCGAGGCGGCCGGAGGGCGTGCCGAAGTCCTCTCTTAA
- the rplR gene encoding 50S ribosomal protein L18: MAKEKAIARERRHRRVRRKILGTPERPRLSVFRSLNHIYAQIIDDLSGKTLAAASSLTKGGESGGNLESAKKIGTKLASLAKEKNITKVVFDRGGYLYHGRVKALADGAREGGLLF; encoded by the coding sequence ATGGCAAAAGAGAAAGCGATTGCACGAGAGCGAAGGCACCGTCGGGTCCGTCGGAAGATCCTCGGGACCCCCGAGCGGCCGCGTCTCTCGGTGTTTCGGAGTTTGAACCACATTTATGCGCAGATTATCGATGACCTTTCCGGAAAGACCCTGGCCGCTGCGTCGAGCCTGACCAAGGGGGGCGAGAGCGGGGGAAACCTCGAATCGGCGAAGAAGATCGGCACGAAGCTCGCGTCGCTGGCCAAGGAAAAAAATATCACCAAGGTGGTTTTTGACCGAGGCGGCTACCTTTATCATGGAAGGGTGAAGGCGCTGGCGGATGGGGCCCGAGAAGGGGGACTTCTTTTCTAG
- a CDS encoding 50S ribosomal protein L29: protein MEAKDYKEMTVEELAEKEKELRKELFNLRFQAVSGHVENPNRMKQIKREIARLMTFSGQKKKETAEKSAASK, encoded by the coding sequence ATGGAAGCCAAAGACTATAAAGAGATGACGGTCGAGGAGCTTGCAGAGAAAGAGAAAGAGCTGCGGAAAGAGCTCTTCAACTTGCGCTTCCAGGCGGTTTCGGGCCATGTCGAGAATCCCAATCGGATGAAACAGATCAAGCGGGAGATCGCTCGGCTGATGACCTTTTCCGGACAGAAGAAAAAAGAGACGGCTGAAAAGAGCGCCGCGTCGAAATAA
- the rplN gene encoding 50S ribosomal protein L14, which translates to MVQIYTMLDVADNSGAKKVMCFHVKGGSKKRYARLGDIIVATVKEAIPQGSVKKGEVVRAVVVRTTKEVRRDDGSYIKFDRNAAVLINAQGEPIGTRIFGPVARELRWKKFTKIISLAPEVL; encoded by the coding sequence ATGGTACAGATTTACACAATGCTCGATGTCGCTGATAACTCCGGGGCGAAGAAAGTGATGTGCTTTCATGTCAAGGGGGGATCCAAGAAGCGCTATGCGCGATTGGGCGATATCATCGTGGCCACCGTCAAAGAGGCGATTCCGCAGGGGAGTGTGAAGAAGGGCGAGGTCGTGCGCGCGGTGGTCGTCCGGACGACGAAAGAAGTTCGCAGAGACGACGGCTCCTACATCAAATTCGATCGCAACGCCGCCGTTCTGATCAATGCGCAAGGCGAGCCGATTGGAACCCGCATCTTCGGCCCGGTGGCGAGGGAGCTGCGGTGGAAGAAGTTCACGAAGATTATCTCGCTTGCGCCTGAGGTTTTATAA
- a CDS encoding 50S ribosomal protein L24: MGDSTLFKTKLKKGDHVRVIAGKEKGKEGKVLHILTDKNAVVIEKLNMLKRHTRPNQTNPKGGIIEREGRIAISNVMLVCGNCNKTTRVGSKLLSDGKKLRSCKECGEGLDKGA, encoded by the coding sequence ATGGGAGATTCCACTTTGTTTAAGACCAAGCTGAAGAAGGGCGATCACGTTCGGGTGATCGCAGGAAAAGAAAAAGGGAAAGAGGGCAAAGTCCTTCATATCCTGACGGATAAGAACGCGGTGGTCATTGAGAAGCTCAATATGCTGAAGCGGCATACCCGTCCGAATCAGACGAATCCCAAAGGGGGTATCATCGAGCGGGAGGGGCGAATCGCGATCTCCAACGTGATGCTGGTTTGCGGTAATTGCAATAAAACGACCCGCGTCGGCAGTAAGCTGTTGTCCGACGGAAAAAAACTGAGAAGTTGCAAAGAGTGCGGCGAAGGCCTCGATAAGGGCGCCTAG